The nucleotide sequence CCATAATTCAACTCCTTGGAAAGTTTAATCTAAGTTATCACTACTTTAACTAGGCAGAAACTTGATTTGCTCTGAATCGCACCAACAAGTTTGCTTCTTATTTAATATAGTTCCCCATAATTTTAAAAAACTACCAGATCGCCAAATTTGTCGTAAAAGTTTATATTAAACGGGATAGATAGGGTGATTTACGCATAAATAACTCCAAGCTGGTATAAATTAAATCATATTTCTAGTTATTTACCCTGAAGCGGTTTCTTGAAAAATACGCTAGGGAGCGGTGTTGGTTATACCAATTCTCAAAAATCATGCTACAAATCCAAACCAAACGTAGAGACGTTGCATTGCAACGTCTCTACACCCCAATATGTAGCTCATACCAATTCACCCCAATTCACCTCACCTTGAAAATGCGACAAATCCTGGTAGGGGCGCAATGCTTTGCGCCCCTACAGAGGGTTAATTTGCTTAAGCAGTTAAACAAAATTATTTGTATATTTTCTACTCCCGATTCCCAACTCCCGATTCCCGATTCTTGATCTCAACTATCTAATTAATTTTGTCCAGCTACTTATTCGCTAACTGTTTGTGTCGGTAACTTTTGTCCGATTTGAGGTTCTGTACCAGATAGAAGACGTTCAATATTGCTGCGATGTCGCCAGATAACGTAGATTCCGGCAGCTAAACCAAATAAATCATAGGGTAATGGCTGAGGAAAAATAAATGATAGTACAGCTACAGCTACAGCCGCAGTCATGGAACTTAAAGAGACGATGCGGGAAATTCCCAGAACTGCTAGAAATATGACCAAGGCGCTTAAACCCACGGGAAGAGACATGGCGAGTAAAACTCCCAAACTGGTAGCTACTGACTTTCCTCCTGCAAAATTCAGCCAAATAGAGCGGCTGTGACCTAAAATAGCCATTATTCCGGCGGCAGCAGCTAGCCAAGGTTGCCAATCTAGGGGTAAACTATCAGGAGGAATGACAGCGTAGAAAGCAGATGCCAGAGCGATCGCTCCTACACCTTTTAAGGTATCGACTAATAACACTACTACAGCAGGACCTTTTCCCAAGGTTCTCAGCACGTTAGTCGCACCAATAGAACCAGAACCCTCATCGCGAATATCAATCCCTTTGAGCAGTTTTGCGGCTGTATACCCAGTGGGAATCGAGCCTAATAGGTAAGCTAGAAGCATTAGCAATCCGCACCACATCCACTCCATAAATCCCTCCTAAAATAAATGTACAAACGTAGCAGTGCTAAACTGCTGTAGATTTGAACCGTATATTTAATCTTCCTTCTTCCTTCTTCCTTCTTCCCTCTTCCTTCTTCTTAAAATCCAAAATCATCCATATTGGACATCTTTT is from Merismopedia glauca CCAP 1448/3 and encodes:
- the plsY gene encoding glycerol-3-phosphate 1-O-acyltransferase PlsY, with product MWCGLLMLLAYLLGSIPTGYTAAKLLKGIDIRDEGSGSIGATNVLRTLGKGPAVVVLLVDTLKGVGAIALASAFYAVIPPDSLPLDWQPWLAAAAGIMAILGHSRSIWLNFAGGKSVATSLGVLLAMSLPVGLSALVIFLAVLGISRIVSLSSMTAAVAVAVLSFIFPQPLPYDLFGLAAGIYVIWRHRSNIERLLSGTEPQIGQKLPTQTVSE